From the Candidatus Pantoea soli genome, one window contains:
- a CDS encoding HpcH/HpaI aldolase family protein translates to MIALTSPEQRLQTKPALFGLLNSVPHPTIVEMIATAGYDFVLLDLEHLPHNETLLSQCIQLAQQHHCAPLVRITVDDIPRAGRLLDMGAHGIVLSRAESAQQVAALRDAMFFPPAGTRGITGGSVTGFGTLPLAEYIRQANERLWLVPMIETPDGVAAIDSILRIPQVTLVMEGALDLAMSMQLGPQPTHPEVEAQLHLLASRCAAAGKRFCANPRTPEQRLRWREQGIDCWLCGEDRGFLFRTLQQRLHELSSS, encoded by the coding sequence ATGATCGCGCTGACCTCGCCGGAACAACGGTTGCAGACGAAACCTGCGCTGTTTGGCCTGCTCAACTCCGTGCCGCATCCCACGATAGTCGAGATGATCGCCACGGCCGGTTATGACTTTGTGCTGCTGGATCTGGAGCATCTGCCGCACAACGAAACCCTGCTCAGCCAGTGTATTCAGCTGGCACAACAGCATCACTGTGCACCGCTGGTGCGCATCACCGTGGACGATATACCGCGTGCCGGACGCCTGCTGGACATGGGAGCGCACGGCATTGTGCTGTCACGCGCTGAGAGCGCGCAGCAGGTTGCTGCACTGCGTGACGCGATGTTCTTCCCGCCGGCAGGGACGCGCGGTATCACCGGCGGCAGCGTTACCGGCTTCGGCACGCTGCCGCTGGCGGAATATATCCGCCAGGCCAACGAACGGCTGTGGCTGGTGCCAATGATTGAGACGCCAGACGGCGTGGCGGCCATCGACAGCATTCTGCGTATTCCGCAGGTCACGCTGGTGATGGAAGGCGCGCTGGATCTGGCCATGAGTATGCAGCTGGGCCCGCAGCCCACGCATCCCGAGGTGGAAGCGCAACTCCACCTGCTGGCCAGCCGCTGTGCCGCAGCGGGCAAACGCTTCTGCGCCAATCCACGCACACCGGAGCAGCGCCTCCGCTGGCGTGAACAGGGCATTGACTGCTGGCTGTGCGGCGAAGATCGCGGTTTTCTGTTCCGTACGCTGCAGCAGCGGCTGCACGAACTTTCCTCTTCTTAA
- a CDS encoding GlxA family transcriptional regulator: MKHQITLLAVPGAQLLDISGPLDVFAEANRQLQRRVYQLSVMALEQRTVVCSSGVQLLADLCLDDASLHRADTFLLAGAPDASERQLSAAQQAAVVTLCQQSQRYGSVCSGALLLAQTGLLNGKKVTTHWACAEQLAAMLPDARVEADALYVADGPLRTAAGVTSGLDLALRLVEEDLGSEVAQAVAANLVMFFQRPVNQGHFMRKQQISLGGRSALQAMQRWALAHLAEIDGVEDLAAHMNLSTRHLARVFAEEMQMQPGAWLEQARIEKARALLESGELPLKAIPAACGYRSPDVMRRAFIRLTGTTPSLYRRLFRAAAEKA; this comes from the coding sequence ATGAAACATCAGATCACGCTGCTGGCAGTGCCGGGCGCACAGCTTCTTGATATCTCCGGCCCGCTGGATGTGTTTGCTGAGGCGAACCGGCAACTGCAGCGGCGCGTGTATCAGCTCAGCGTTATGGCGCTGGAACAGCGTACGGTGGTGTGCTCCTCCGGTGTGCAGCTGCTGGCCGATCTGTGCCTGGACGACGCCAGCCTGCACCGTGCGGATACCTTCCTGCTGGCCGGTGCGCCGGATGCCAGCGAGCGCCAGCTCAGCGCTGCACAGCAGGCGGCGGTGGTGACGCTGTGCCAGCAGAGTCAGCGCTATGGCTCGGTGTGCAGCGGCGCGCTGTTGCTGGCGCAAACCGGGTTGCTGAACGGTAAAAAAGTCACCACTCACTGGGCCTGTGCCGAACAGCTGGCCGCCATGCTGCCCGATGCCCGCGTGGAGGCGGATGCGCTCTACGTGGCGGACGGCCCGCTGCGTACCGCGGCGGGGGTGACATCCGGGCTGGATCTGGCGCTGCGACTGGTAGAAGAGGATCTGGGGAGCGAGGTGGCGCAGGCGGTCGCTGCGAATCTGGTGATGTTTTTCCAGCGCCCGGTTAATCAGGGACATTTCATGCGTAAGCAGCAGATCTCGCTGGGCGGGCGCAGCGCCCTGCAGGCCATGCAGCGCTGGGCGCTGGCCCATCTGGCGGAAATCGACGGCGTGGAGGATTTAGCCGCGCATATGAATCTGAGCACCCGGCATCTGGCGCGCGTCTTTGCTGAAGAGATGCAGATGCAGCCGGGCGCATGGCTGGAACAGGCACGCATTGAAAAAGCCCGGGCGCTGCTGGAAAGCGGTGAACTGCCGCTTAAAGCCATTCCGGCGGCCTGCGGCTATCGCAGCCCGGATGTGATGCGACGTGCTTTTATCAGGCTTACCGGCACCACGCCGTCGCTGTATCGCCGTCTGTTCCGCGCCGCCGCAGAAAAGGCGTAA
- a CDS encoding ATP-grasp domain-containing protein: MLNHKPYVIISHVVNAAVIEGFIPAAQQLGYPVVVLTDHAMAHNQALDASVRVIECDVFNPLSILDVLTGWGITPAALFSNSDHLQTATAIAASALGLPAKPWQICYAAKEKWRMRQRLQTLGLPSVWSTPLLPDTTPQDDWPWPLVVKPGQGVASMDVRLVHDRASCEAYLAQLPVRQTLLAEAFMSGPLFTLETLGDGNEVVAVGGFDVELSPPPHFVEMAARWSGEQSTRWKQQALAQLRTFGVGFGVCHSEFIVTENGPVLVEINYRSIGDGREFLLDRLLPGGWFTPILQLHLGQPLPPVKPAAGEALIHYVVAQQSGVLQQAPQPQPAPGLRYRPLRAQGEAVTITHSNKDYLGVIYLEAEHREQLQQRYAATLASLQWEIAP; encoded by the coding sequence ATGCTCAACCACAAGCCCTATGTGATCATTAGTCACGTCGTGAATGCGGCAGTGATCGAAGGTTTTATCCCCGCCGCTCAGCAGCTGGGTTACCCGGTCGTGGTGCTGACCGATCATGCCATGGCGCACAATCAGGCGCTGGACGCCAGCGTGCGCGTCATTGAGTGCGATGTCTTTAATCCGCTGTCGATTCTGGATGTCCTGACCGGCTGGGGTATCACGCCCGCCGCGCTGTTCTCTAACAGCGACCATCTGCAAACTGCCACCGCCATAGCGGCCAGTGCGCTCGGGCTGCCTGCAAAGCCGTGGCAGATTTGCTATGCCGCGAAAGAGAAATGGCGCATGCGCCAGCGCCTGCAAACGCTGGGGCTGCCCTCCGTGTGGTCAACGCCGCTGCTGCCCGATACCACGCCGCAGGATGACTGGCCGTGGCCGCTGGTGGTGAAGCCCGGCCAGGGCGTGGCATCAATGGATGTGCGACTGGTGCACGATCGCGCCAGCTGTGAAGCGTATCTGGCGCAGCTGCCGGTGCGCCAGACGCTGCTGGCTGAAGCCTTTATGTCCGGCCCGCTGTTTACCCTGGAAACGCTGGGGGACGGCAATGAAGTCGTAGCGGTCGGCGGGTTTGATGTCGAGCTCTCGCCGCCGCCGCACTTTGTGGAAATGGCGGCGCGCTGGAGCGGCGAGCAGAGCACGCGCTGGAAGCAGCAGGCGCTGGCCCAGCTGCGCACCTTTGGCGTGGGTTTTGGCGTCTGCCACAGTGAATTTATTGTCACGGAAAATGGCCCGGTGCTGGTGGAAATTAACTATCGCAGCATTGGTGACGGCCGCGAATTTCTGCTGGATCGCCTGCTGCCGGGCGGCTGGTTCACCCCGATTTTACAGCTGCATCTGGGCCAGCCGCTGCCGCCGGTGAAGCCGGCCGCGGGCGAGGCGCTGATTCACTATGTGGTGGCGCAGCAGAGCGGCGTGCTGCAGCAGGCCCCGCAGCCTCAACCCGCCCCCGGTTTGCGCTACCGTCCGCTGAGAGCGCAGGGCGAGGCGGTCACGATCACCCACTCCAATAAAGATTACCTCGGCGTGATCTATCTGGAAGCGGAGCACCGCGAACAGCTGCAGCAGCGCTATGCCGCGACCCTTGCCAGCCTGCAATGGGAGATTGCACCATGA
- a CDS encoding TonB-dependent receptor family protein, whose product MKYTKIATALAVMLAGKCAWAADETMVVSGNILGDSRAEEVKSWAGSRTVIGNEQLEKGANRTLDDALQRVPGVKIQDETGTGVLPQIAVRGLYDSRSGRAQILEDGIPLVLAPYGQEGMSLFPVTFATVDRIDVVRGGAAVQYGPNNVGGVINLISKPIPLKWENEIAERATFYGKGRNLWDTYLRTGGMLNDDFGLQVEANQVKGSSFREHSDSKVQNFRVRGLWNINEDTTLNLSYQYYDAHADLAGALSTADYLRDRRQSTRPEDDYDGHTKRYSAVYNQQLGSLGFIDSAEFNWMFFGHESDRDFHVGLSKVPGQNFNPALPADIVQNSPRSFKVWGTEPRISLDINGDSVNQQWIIGGRFVREEVDYQVRQQTLATGNTAVTRNWDFDDKAWAGYISNAVKLFGDTLTITPGMRYENVSEKYVDKTSGQRTSAPDTQWLPGLTVGYQLTPEWFLYADMQKSLRPAQVTQIVKGGDVSSELAWNYESGVRYTPNENLSLHAGLYRIDYKDQISYNSVSDSYVNIGRTRHQGVELEGFWSPAAVDGLKLHAGYAWLQAEQRNGVNRGKEVPYASRTQLTLDGSYEWRDTTFSLAGYYFSKSFTDAANTVSENRTGSVGEMPSYWVWNAQVSRDLYKSGNTVLNGYVGINNLFDKDYWFRGVDTSPWGRQPAPGRSVTAGVSLKF is encoded by the coding sequence ATGAAATATACCAAGATAGCGACGGCGCTGGCCGTGATGCTGGCCGGAAAGTGCGCCTGGGCTGCCGATGAGACGATGGTGGTTTCCGGTAATATTCTGGGCGACTCGCGCGCGGAAGAGGTGAAAAGCTGGGCGGGCAGCCGGACGGTGATCGGCAATGAACAGCTGGAAAAAGGGGCGAACCGCACGCTGGATGATGCGCTGCAGCGCGTGCCCGGCGTCAAAATTCAGGATGAAACCGGCACCGGTGTGCTACCGCAGATTGCGGTGCGCGGCCTGTATGACAGCCGCAGCGGCCGGGCGCAGATTCTGGAGGATGGCATTCCGCTGGTGCTGGCACCTTATGGTCAGGAAGGGATGTCGCTGTTTCCGGTGACGTTTGCCACGGTTGACCGCATTGACGTCGTCCGCGGCGGTGCGGCGGTGCAATATGGACCGAACAACGTTGGCGGCGTAATCAACCTGATCAGCAAGCCGATCCCGCTCAAGTGGGAAAACGAAATCGCTGAGCGTGCCACCTTCTACGGCAAAGGCCGTAATCTGTGGGATACCTATCTGCGCACCGGCGGCATGCTGAATGATGATTTTGGCCTGCAGGTGGAAGCCAATCAGGTAAAAGGCAGTTCGTTCCGCGAGCACAGCGACAGCAAAGTGCAGAACTTCCGCGTGCGTGGCCTGTGGAACATCAACGAAGACACCACGCTCAACCTCTCTTATCAGTATTACGATGCGCATGCCGATCTGGCCGGTGCGCTCTCTACCGCAGATTATCTGCGCGACCGCCGGCAGAGCACGCGTCCTGAAGACGATTATGACGGCCATACCAAACGCTACAGCGCGGTCTATAACCAGCAGCTGGGATCGCTGGGCTTTATTGATTCAGCAGAATTTAACTGGATGTTCTTTGGTCATGAATCCGATCGTGATTTTCATGTCGGCCTGAGCAAAGTTCCCGGGCAAAACTTCAACCCGGCGCTGCCGGCCGATATTGTGCAAAACTCACCGCGCAGTTTTAAAGTGTGGGGCACCGAACCGCGCATTAGCCTGGATATCAACGGCGACAGCGTGAACCAGCAGTGGATTATCGGTGGCCGTTTTGTGCGCGAAGAGGTGGATTATCAGGTGCGGCAGCAGACGCTGGCGACCGGCAATACTGCCGTAACGCGCAACTGGGACTTTGATGACAAAGCCTGGGCCGGCTATATCAGTAACGCCGTGAAGCTGTTTGGCGACACGCTGACCATCACACCGGGCATGCGTTACGAAAACGTCAGCGAAAAATACGTGGATAAAACCAGCGGGCAGCGCACCTCCGCGCCAGATACGCAGTGGCTGCCGGGCCTGACGGTAGGATATCAGCTGACGCCGGAATGGTTCCTTTATGCCGATATGCAGAAAAGCCTGCGCCCGGCTCAGGTCACGCAGATTGTGAAGGGCGGCGATGTCAGCTCGGAGCTGGCGTGGAACTATGAGAGCGGCGTACGCTACACCCCCAACGAAAACCTCAGCCTGCATGCGGGTCTCTACCGCATCGATTATAAAGATCAAATTTCCTACAACAGCGTTTCTGACAGCTATGTCAATATCGGTCGCACCCGTCACCAGGGGGTGGAGCTGGAAGGTTTCTGGAGCCCGGCGGCGGTGGACGGGTTAAAGCTGCACGCGGGCTATGCCTGGCTGCAGGCCGAGCAGCGTAATGGCGTGAACCGCGGTAAGGAGGTGCCGTATGCCTCGCGCACCCAGCTGACGCTGGATGGCAGCTACGAATGGCGTGATACCACTTTCTCGCTGGCAGGATATTACTTCAGTAAATCCTTTACCGATGCGGCCAACACTGTCAGTGAAAACCGCACCGGCTCGGTGGGCGAAATGCCGTCTTACTGGGTGTGGAATGCGCAGGTGAGTCGCGATCTGTATAAATCCGGCAATACGGTGCTGAACGGCTACGTGGGCATCAATAACCTGTTCGACAAGGATTACTGGTTCCGCGGTGTGGACACCAGCCCGTGGGGACGGCAGCCGGCTCCAGGGCGCTCGGTTACCGCTGGCGTCAGCCTGAAGTTCTGA
- a CDS encoding ABC transporter substrate-binding protein — translation MKRKGLIWLFALLWPLWSAAQPISVTDVAGRHVTLPAPAQRIVLADSRMLLAMSLLHPDDPLKGIVAWDDSLQTRAPDMGRFFASAWPRLSKIPVFINPYRSMFSVEQATTLKPDLVVFDIGILPKLQSEGTLPLLEKSGIPVIFIDFRQQPLKHTPVSLRLLGAVTGASPHAERFIQHWEQLLQRTRQRVAAIPEDQWPGVVFENHAGMTGMGCCAVFGRNSFGAFIPAAGGRNLMADKVPPQGADISPELLIVARPDVYLLSGADWSQRGSPSQAVPLGYDATRSSALPRLQALMQRPMVSVLPVAHSPRVMAIYHQFYDSPFNVIALEAMAKLFHPQAFRDVDPQADLEALYRDYAGIPYRGLFFLQP, via the coding sequence ATGAAACGTAAAGGGTTAATCTGGCTGTTTGCCCTGCTATGGCCGCTGTGGAGCGCCGCGCAGCCGATCAGCGTAACGGATGTTGCCGGGCGGCACGTCACTCTGCCTGCTCCCGCGCAGCGCATCGTACTGGCTGACAGCCGCATGCTGCTGGCCATGAGCCTGCTGCATCCGGATGATCCACTGAAAGGCATTGTGGCATGGGACGACTCCCTGCAAACCCGCGCGCCGGATATGGGCCGCTTCTTTGCCAGCGCCTGGCCCCGGTTATCGAAGATTCCGGTGTTTATCAATCCTTATCGCAGCATGTTCAGCGTAGAACAAGCCACGACGCTGAAACCCGATCTGGTGGTGTTTGATATCGGCATTCTGCCGAAGCTGCAGAGTGAAGGCACCCTGCCACTGCTGGAGAAAAGCGGCATTCCGGTCATCTTCATCGATTTCCGCCAGCAGCCGCTGAAACACACGCCGGTCAGCCTGCGCCTGCTGGGTGCCGTCACCGGCGCGTCACCGCATGCGGAACGGTTTATTCAGCACTGGGAGCAGCTGCTGCAGCGCACCCGTCAGCGCGTAGCGGCAATCCCTGAAGATCAGTGGCCTGGTGTGGTCTTTGAGAATCATGCCGGGATGACCGGTATGGGCTGCTGCGCCGTGTTTGGCCGCAACAGTTTTGGTGCGTTCATTCCTGCCGCAGGCGGACGCAACCTGATGGCCGACAAGGTACCGCCCCAGGGTGCGGACATCAGCCCGGAACTGCTGATCGTGGCTCGACCGGATGTCTATCTGCTGAGCGGCGCAGACTGGAGCCAGCGCGGTTCGCCTTCTCAGGCCGTGCCGCTGGGGTATGACGCCACGCGCAGCAGCGCGCTGCCGCGTCTGCAGGCGCTGATGCAGCGGCCGATGGTGAGCGTACTGCCGGTGGCGCATAGCCCACGCGTAATGGCGATTTACCATCAGTTTTACGACAGCCCGTTCAACGTCATTGCGCTAGAGGCGATGGCAAAACTGTTCCATCCCCAGGCCTTCCGCGATGTTGATCCGCAGGCGGATCTCGAAGCGCTGTACCGGGATTACGCTGGCATCCCCTATCGCGGCCTGTTCTTTCTGCAGCCGTAA
- a CDS encoding response regulator has protein sequence MCNALILIAEDDADIAAILMAYLEKAGFRTLHAENGTLALAQYTRAHPQLVLLDIRMPEKDGWQVLAELRRSGNTPVIMLTANDDDIDKLSALRFGADDYVVKPFNPAEVVARVQAVLRRVQPALPAEDMIFSASVDISLLHHRAIVRPANVNIAPRLTMTEFRLLAHLARAPDRVFSRDELLEACLPEGETLPRTVDSHISKLRRKLEEAGTTGLLQNVRGFGYRLGSGT, from the coding sequence ATGTGTAACGCACTGATATTAATTGCTGAAGATGATGCGGATATCGCCGCCATCCTGATGGCTTATCTGGAAAAGGCCGGCTTTCGTACGCTGCACGCGGAAAACGGCACGCTGGCGCTGGCGCAGTATACCCGGGCGCATCCGCAGCTGGTGCTGCTGGATATCCGCATGCCGGAAAAAGATGGCTGGCAGGTGCTGGCGGAGCTGCGGCGCAGCGGCAACACCCCGGTGATTATGCTGACCGCCAACGATGATGACATTGATAAACTCTCCGCGCTGCGCTTTGGCGCGGATGACTACGTGGTGAAACCGTTCAATCCAGCCGAAGTGGTGGCACGCGTGCAGGCCGTGTTACGCCGCGTTCAGCCCGCGCTGCCCGCAGAGGATATGATATTCAGCGCCAGCGTCGATATCAGCCTGCTACATCACCGTGCCATCGTCCGCCCCGCTAACGTCAACATTGCGCCGCGCCTGACGATGACAGAATTCCGGCTGCTGGCGCATCTGGCGCGCGCGCCGGACCGCGTGTTCAGCCGCGATGAGCTGCTGGAAGCCTGCCTGCCGGAAGGAGAAACCCTGCCGCGCACCGTGGACAGCCACATCAGCAAGCTGCGCCGCAAGCTGGAAGAGGCGGGCACAACCGGCCTGCTGCAGAACGTGCGCGGATTTGGCTATCGGCTGGGGAGCGGGACGTGA
- a CDS encoding ATP-binding protein, producing MKLHSIKHQLNWLILKVTLYSFVISFGTFFAWVFYTTFRSGHPVGDEFAFDTADWVQLIISTLLTVLVSVLTAAGFVRKILFPLQSLTVSARQVADGDLSARAQQGEKPLAEMSALVDDFNQMAARLENASRDIRTWNAAIAHELRTPVTILRGRLQGLADGIFPPEQQLFVNLVKQTDGLSHLIDDLRTLSLAQSGHLRLSRSTIDVPQEMAAIAALMEADFKASQHSLVLDLHPAQLCCDAARLRQAMLALLENARRYAVSGVVVISCREQQQGVTISVEDEGPGISPEVAATIWDAFVRGDDSRSRQRGGSGLGLAVVRAIVLAHGGEVRCTPGTLHGTRFTLWLPDAA from the coding sequence GTGAAACTGCACAGCATTAAACATCAGCTGAACTGGCTGATCCTGAAGGTGACGCTTTACTCGTTTGTGATCTCCTTCGGCACCTTCTTTGCTTGGGTTTTCTACACCACGTTCAGGAGCGGCCACCCGGTGGGCGATGAATTTGCGTTTGATACCGCCGACTGGGTCCAGTTGATCATTTCCACGTTGCTGACCGTGCTGGTGTCGGTGCTGACCGCGGCAGGGTTTGTCCGCAAGATTTTGTTTCCCCTGCAGTCGCTGACCGTCAGCGCCCGCCAGGTGGCCGACGGCGATCTCAGCGCCCGCGCGCAGCAGGGGGAAAAACCGCTGGCCGAAATGAGTGCGCTGGTGGATGACTTTAATCAGATGGCGGCGCGGCTGGAGAACGCCTCGCGTGATATCCGCACCTGGAACGCGGCGATAGCGCATGAATTACGTACGCCGGTGACCATTCTGCGTGGACGTTTACAGGGGCTGGCGGACGGCATTTTTCCGCCGGAACAGCAGCTGTTTGTCAATCTGGTGAAACAGACGGACGGCCTGTCACACCTGATTGATGACCTGCGAACCCTCAGCCTGGCGCAAAGTGGGCACCTGCGGCTGAGCAGGAGCACGATTGACGTGCCGCAGGAGATGGCGGCCATTGCGGCACTGATGGAGGCCGATTTCAAAGCCAGCCAGCATTCGCTGGTGCTGGATCTCCATCCGGCACAGCTCTGCTGTGACGCGGCGCGCCTGCGTCAGGCCATGCTGGCACTGCTGGAGAATGCCAGACGCTACGCGGTAAGCGGCGTGGTGGTCATCAGTTGCCGCGAGCAGCAGCAGGGCGTCACGATCAGCGTAGAAGATGAAGGGCCGGGCATCAGTCCGGAGGTTGCTGCGACAATCTGGGATGCCTTTGTGCGTGGCGATGATTCGCGCTCGCGCCAGCGGGGGGGCAGCGGTCTGGGGCTGGCGGTGGTGCGCGCAATTGTGCTGGCGCACGGCGGCGAGGTGCGCTGCACGCCCGGCACCCTGCACGGTACGCGTTTTACTTTGTGGCTGCCGGACGCCGCCTGA
- a CDS encoding IucA/IucC family protein, with protein sequence MNQHDYITLRIIDTCLREDVSGVISRADITTTADQTWLQYRNGDVILRLAVRASDYMQRWRAVSPVWQVQTADGWATQSGYAAWLRALMPDQQEETRQLFATYKEEADAAVAQGELCAAAFAGQREALLRPPASMSWGERLRHADQLASFLDHPYYPTARAKFGFSEADLRAYAPEFCQSFRLRWLALPAESLTLTDAAARPDWWPQPQQVGLDEDLYRHHALIPVHPLTLRHLSALPAGAAIAPEAWLDVYPTLSVRTVQLKAWPGDHLKVPLTMRTLGQKNIRLIKPSTLYDGQWFADVLTAIGREDSLLQDRYRHVDERFCGHVAEDKQLAFLLRRYPAARPGETLLPVAALGSTLPDGRLYLSALLAQPGMPDIACWWRDYCQLMADVHLTLWLRYGIALESNQQNAVLSMTPGEPLTLVMKDNDAARILPSRFAAAAPQLATRLSQLRDARICVQEESALAQMFITITLQLCQAAVLESLAAAGVLEREAGYATLRQALENTLDRLAREGVETAYARQQLFASPTQPVKYLLLSGSLLSKQASGAADINKFYGQSGPNFLQRESN encoded by the coding sequence ATGAACCAGCATGACTACATTACCCTGCGCATTATTGATACCTGCCTGCGGGAAGATGTCAGCGGCGTGATTAGCCGCGCCGATATCACAACGACGGCCGATCAGACATGGCTGCAGTACCGCAACGGTGACGTCATCCTGCGGCTGGCGGTGCGAGCCAGTGACTATATGCAGCGCTGGCGTGCGGTGTCGCCGGTGTGGCAGGTGCAGACGGCGGATGGCTGGGCGACGCAAAGCGGCTATGCCGCCTGGCTGCGTGCCCTGATGCCGGATCAGCAGGAGGAGACGCGTCAGCTGTTTGCCACCTACAAAGAGGAGGCCGATGCCGCCGTGGCACAGGGCGAACTGTGCGCCGCTGCGTTTGCCGGGCAGCGCGAGGCGCTGCTGCGCCCGCCTGCCAGTATGAGTTGGGGAGAGCGACTGCGACATGCTGACCAGCTGGCCAGTTTCCTTGATCACCCTTATTACCCGACGGCGCGCGCCAAGTTTGGCTTCAGCGAGGCGGATTTGCGCGCGTATGCGCCGGAATTCTGTCAGTCGTTCAGGCTGCGCTGGCTGGCGCTGCCGGCCGAGAGCCTGACGCTGACCGATGCCGCCGCCCGGCCTGACTGGTGGCCGCAGCCGCAGCAGGTGGGGCTTGATGAAGACTTGTACCGGCACCACGCGCTGATCCCGGTGCATCCGCTGACGCTGCGTCATCTCAGCGCGCTGCCCGCCGGGGCGGCGATCGCGCCGGAAGCCTGGCTGGATGTCTATCCCACGCTCTCGGTGCGCACCGTGCAGCTGAAAGCGTGGCCGGGCGATCACCTGAAAGTGCCGCTCACCATGCGCACGCTCGGGCAGAAAAACATCCGGCTGATTAAACCCTCCACCCTGTATGACGGCCAGTGGTTTGCCGATGTGCTGACGGCGATTGGCCGGGAGGATAGCCTGCTGCAGGACCGCTACCGTCACGTTGATGAGCGCTTCTGCGGCCATGTGGCGGAAGACAAGCAGCTGGCGTTTCTGCTGCGCCGCTATCCGGCCGCCCGCCCCGGCGAAACGCTGCTGCCGGTGGCGGCGCTGGGCAGCACCTTACCCGACGGGCGGCTTTATCTCAGCGCACTGCTGGCGCAGCCGGGTATGCCGGATATTGCCTGCTGGTGGCGCGACTACTGCCAGCTGATGGCCGATGTGCATCTGACCCTGTGGCTGCGCTACGGCATCGCCCTGGAGTCCAACCAGCAGAACGCGGTGCTGAGCATGACCCCAGGCGAACCGCTGACGCTGGTCATGAAAGATAATGACGCCGCACGGATTCTGCCGTCCCGCTTTGCCGCTGCTGCCCCGCAGCTGGCAACGCGTTTATCGCAGCTGCGCGATGCGCGTATCTGCGTGCAGGAGGAGTCCGCGCTGGCGCAGATGTTCATTACCATCACCCTGCAACTCTGCCAGGCCGCAGTGCTGGAGAGTCTGGCCGCGGCCGGGGTGCTGGAACGCGAAGCGGGCTACGCCACGCTGCGCCAGGCGCTGGAAAACACCCTGGATCGGCTGGCGCGCGAAGGGGTGGAGACCGCTTACGCCCGGCAGCAGCTGTTTGCGTCACCGACGCAGCCGGTGAAGTACCTGCTGCTGAGCGGCAGCCTGCTGAGTAAACAGGCCTCCGGCGCGGCAGACATCAACAAGTTTTACGGTCAGAGCGGCCCTAACTTCCTGCAGCGGGAGAGCAACTGA
- a CDS encoding HD domain-containing protein, with the protein MSFTINGIRIPDSKMARDATALVRDLESDLLFHHSSRVYYWGALAGQRLGLKVDAELLYVGCMFHDVGLTETHCSCDKRFEVDGANAARDFLQSYGVEQAEIDKVWTAIALHTTPGIPQFMAPEIALVTAGVEMDVLGINYDQFSEAQRSAVTAQHPRPAAFKEEIIAAFYAGIRHKPDTTFGNVKADVIADKQPDFTPLNFCRVIRQSPWAG; encoded by the coding sequence ATGAGTTTTACCATTAACGGTATTCGTATTCCGGACAGCAAAATGGCGCGCGACGCGACCGCACTGGTGCGCGATCTGGAATCCGACCTCTTATTTCACCACTCCAGCCGGGTTTACTACTGGGGTGCGCTGGCCGGGCAGCGGCTTGGCCTGAAGGTCGATGCGGAACTGCTGTATGTGGGCTGCATGTTCCATGATGTCGGCCTGACGGAAACCCACTGCAGCTGTGACAAGCGGTTTGAAGTTGATGGAGCCAATGCGGCGCGCGATTTCCTGCAAAGCTACGGCGTGGAACAGGCGGAGATTGATAAAGTCTGGACGGCGATCGCGCTGCACACCACGCCGGGTATTCCGCAATTCATGGCACCGGAAATTGCGCTGGTCACTGCCGGGGTGGAAATGGACGTGCTGGGCATCAACTATGATCAGTTCAGCGAGGCGCAGCGCAGCGCCGTGACGGCACAGCACCCGCGTCCAGCGGCGTTTAAAGAGGAGATTATTGCGGCCTTTTATGCCGGCATCCGGCATAAACCGGACACCACCTTCGGTAATGTAAAAGCGGATGTGATCGCCGATAAGCAGCCGGACTTCACGCCGCTGAATTTCTGCCGCGTCATCCGTCAGTCGCCGTGGGCAGGTTAA